Proteins encoded together in one Campylobacter peloridis LMG 23910 window:
- the ftsZ gene encoding cell division protein FtsZ, with amino-acid sequence MSEFLVEEMQHIKGAKIKVIGCGGGGGNMIDHMVNMGLHDLDLISANTDAQAIAKSLAKTRIQLGEKKTKGLGAGMQPEIGAESARESFEEIKAALSQSDIVFISAGLGGGTGTGAAPVVAQAAKEAGALTVSVVTMPFTFEGKQRKKLAEAGLAELKKESDSIIVIQNEKLLSILPKKAGIKEAFKLVDDILARAVRGMVSILLEDGDINVDFADVRTVMSHRGLALMGVGQGEGENAIMEALENAIESPLLDGMTMKGAKGVIIHYKVGPDCSLIEISQATQSISDESDENAKVIFGATTDESMGDRVEVTIIATGFEDKAEIQNAKEQDENKKNSYMNLRKASGGFDEEVISQLDVPAFLRRQMD; translated from the coding sequence ATGAGCGAATTTCTAGTAGAAGAAATGCAACACATAAAAGGTGCTAAAATAAAAGTAATAGGCTGCGGTGGCGGTGGCGGAAATATGATAGATCACATGGTTAATATGGGATTACATGATCTTGATTTAATATCTGCAAATACTGACGCACAAGCTATAGCAAAATCTTTAGCAAAGACAAGAATTCAACTTGGTGAGAAAAAAACTAAAGGATTGGGTGCTGGAATGCAACCAGAAATTGGTGCTGAAAGTGCTAGAGAAAGTTTTGAAGAAATTAAAGCTGCATTAAGCCAAAGCGATATAGTATTTATATCAGCTGGACTTGGTGGTGGAACTGGAACTGGTGCTGCTCCAGTTGTCGCTCAAGCTGCTAAAGAAGCTGGTGCATTAACCGTTTCAGTAGTAACTATGCCGTTTACTTTTGAAGGAAAGCAAAGAAAAAAATTAGCTGAAGCTGGTTTAGCAGAATTAAAAAAAGAAAGTGATTCTATCATTGTAATACAAAATGAAAAACTCCTTAGTATACTTCCTAAAAAAGCTGGCATAAAAGAAGCATTTAAACTAGTTGATGATATTTTAGCAAGAGCTGTTAGAGGTATGGTTTCTATACTTTTAGAAGATGGTGATATTAATGTAGACTTTGCTGATGTTAGAACGGTAATGAGTCATAGAGGTTTAGCGCTAATGGGTGTAGGGCAAGGTGAAGGTGAAAATGCTATTATGGAAGCACTTGAAAACGCCATTGAATCGCCATTACTTGATGGTATGACAATGAAAGGTGCTAAAGGTGTTATAATACATTATAAAGTTGGCCCTGATTGTTCTTTAATCGAAATTTCACAAGCAACTCAAAGCATTAGCGATGAATCTGATGAAAATGCGAAGGTTATTTTTGGTGCAACCACTGATGAAAGCATGGGAGATCGTGTTGAAGTTACCATTATAGCAACTGGTTTTGAAGACAAGGCTGAAATTCAAAATGCTAAAGAACAAGATGAAAATAAAAAGAATAGCTATATGAATTTGCGTAAAGCTAGTGGTGGATTTGATGAAGAAGTTATTTCTCAACTAGATGTTCCGGCCTTTTTACGCCGTCAAATGGATTAA
- a CDS encoding nicotinate phosphoribosyltransferase, subgroup A: MNFSLLCDFYELSMAYAYFKQNMHKQVVYFEVFFRKAPDNASYAIFCGLEQIINHIKKFSFSKSDIKYLKNTKKFDEDFLNYLSTLSFSGDLFSVKEGECVFASEPLMYIKAPIIEALLLETFILLTLNHQCLIATKANRIKQIAKEKTLLEFGSRRAHGENAALNGARAAFIGGFHASACTLAGKKFKIPISGTMSHAWIQMFDDELSAFRAYCQIYKDNISLLIDTYDYKKGIENAILIFKELNAQDSMLNYSVRIDSGDLLEISKFLRKKLDFVGLKNCKIIASNALDEIIIEKLLKNKAPIDAFGIGEKLITSASSPIFGAVYKLVAIEKNNQIIPKIKISASSSKTTLPHFKKLIRYYKNKKASFDILYTCDENVKNYQGYTYKNLHEIIFKNGNLIYKKPNLKNTQIYCKNSVLSLEQKIKQLHNPSIYKIKISKKLQNLQKNYLEKTNLFS; encoded by the coding sequence ATGAATTTTTCATTATTATGTGATTTTTACGAATTAAGTATGGCTTATGCATATTTTAAACAAAATATGCATAAGCAAGTAGTATATTTTGAAGTTTTTTTCCGAAAAGCTCCTGATAATGCCTCTTATGCTATTTTTTGCGGCTTAGAACAAATCATTAATCATATTAAAAAATTTTCATTTTCAAAGAGTGATATAAAATATTTAAAAAATACAAAAAAATTCGATGAAGATTTTTTAAATTATCTTTCCACACTTTCTTTTAGTGGGGATTTATTTAGTGTAAAAGAAGGAGAATGCGTTTTTGCAAGCGAGCCTTTAATGTATATAAAAGCTCCAATTATAGAAGCATTATTGCTTGAAACTTTCATACTTTTAACTTTAAACCACCAATGCTTAATCGCTACTAAAGCTAACAGAATAAAACAAATTGCAAAAGAAAAAACACTTTTAGAATTTGGCTCTAGAAGAGCACATGGAGAAAATGCTGCATTAAATGGAGCAAGAGCTGCTTTTATAGGAGGTTTTCATGCAAGCGCTTGTACTTTAGCAGGAAAAAAATTTAAAATCCCAATTAGCGGAACTATGTCGCATGCTTGGATTCAAATGTTTGATGATGAACTAAGTGCTTTTAGAGCATATTGTCAAATTTATAAAGACAATATAAGCCTTTTAATTGATACTTATGATTACAAAAAGGGTATTGAAAATGCTATTTTAATTTTTAAAGAATTAAATGCACAAGATTCTATGCTTAATTATTCTGTCCGTATTGATTCTGGAGATTTGCTCGAAATTTCTAAATTTCTTAGAAAAAAACTGGATTTTGTTGGTTTAAAAAATTGTAAAATCATAGCTAGCAATGCTTTGGATGAAATTATTATCGAAAAATTACTTAAAAATAAAGCTCCTATTGATGCTTTTGGCATAGGAGAGAAACTTATCACTTCTGCAAGCTCACCTATCTTTGGAGCTGTATATAAACTTGTTGCTATTGAAAAAAACAATCAAATTATCCCAAAAATCAAAATCAGTGCAAGCTCTAGCAAAACAACTCTGCCACATTTTAAAAAACTAATAAGATATTATAAAAACAAAAAAGCTAGTTTTGATATTTTATACACTTGTGATGAAAATGTCAAAAATTATCAAGGTTATACATATAAAAATTTACATGAAATTATTTTTAAAAATGGAAATTTAATCTATAAAAAACCTAATTTAAAAAATACTCAAATTTATTGCAAAAATAGTGTGTTAAGTTTGGAACAAAAAATAAAACAACTTCATAATCCAAGTATCTATAAAATAAAAATTTCTAAAAAATTGCAAAATTTGCAAAAAAACTACTTAGAAAAAACTAATCTTTTTTCCTAA
- the ispG gene encoding flavodoxin-dependent (E)-4-hydroxy-3-methylbut-2-enyl-diphosphate synthase, translating into MKRYKTRQIKVGDVLIGGDAPISVQSMLFSKTRDVKGSLEQLNRLYFAGANIVRLACLDMADARALKEIKAQSPLPLIVDIHFNHNLAIYCAEFIDGVRINPGNIGSKEKIKEVVNACKQRKIPIRIGINHGSIEKQFSDKYGYNIDAMLESAKYNIKLLEDFDFFDIKISMKTSDAQKTIEAYERLRPLCDYPFHLGVTEAGTKFHSTIKSSIALGSLLLKGIGDTMRVSMTGELEEEIKVARAILQDSGVQKSGVNIISCPTCGRIQSDLISAIKIVEEKTKHIKEPLNISVMGCVVNALGEAKGADVAIAFGKNQGLVIRHGEVVAKLKEKELVDRFLLEVEDEVRLRKKD; encoded by the coding sequence ATGAAAAGATATAAAACAAGACAAATAAAAGTAGGTGATGTTTTAATAGGTGGCGATGCTCCAATTTCTGTTCAGTCTATGCTTTTTAGCAAAACAAGAGATGTAAAAGGATCTTTAGAACAATTAAATAGACTTTATTTTGCTGGAGCAAATATAGTTCGCTTAGCGTGTTTAGATATGGCTGATGCAAGAGCTTTAAAAGAAATAAAAGCACAAAGTCCATTGCCATTGATAGTAGATATTCATTTTAATCATAATTTAGCTATATATTGTGCTGAATTTATAGATGGAGTTAGAATAAATCCTGGCAATATAGGTTCAAAAGAAAAAATCAAAGAAGTAGTAAATGCTTGCAAACAAAGAAAAATTCCAATTCGTATAGGAATAAATCATGGCTCTATAGAAAAACAATTTTCTGATAAATATGGTTATAATATAGATGCAATGCTAGAAAGTGCTAAATATAATATAAAATTATTAGAAGATTTTGATTTTTTTGATATAAAAATTTCTATGAAAACTTCTGATGCTCAAAAAACTATAGAAGCTTATGAAAGACTTCGCCCACTTTGTGATTATCCATTTCATTTAGGAGTTACTGAAGCTGGAACAAAATTTCATAGCACTATAAAAAGTTCCATAGCTTTAGGAAGTTTGCTTTTAAAAGGTATAGGTGATACTATGAGAGTATCTATGACAGGCGAACTTGAAGAAGAAATAAAAGTAGCAAGAGCGATTTTGCAAGATAGTGGAGTGCAAAAAAGCGGAGTAAATATAATATCTTGTCCAACTTGTGGAAGAATTCAAAGCGATTTAATAAGTGCTATAAAAATAGTAGAAGAAAAAACAAAACACATAAAAGAGCCTTTAAATATAAGTGTTATGGGATGTGTGGTAAATGCTTTAGGTGAAGCAAAAGGAGCTGATGTGGCTATAGCTTTTGGCAAAAATCAAGGTTTGGTTATTAGACATGGTGAAGTTGTAGCAAAATTGAAAGAAAAAGAATTAGTTGATAGATTTTTGCTTGAAGTTGAAGATGAAGTAAGGCTTAGGAAAAAAGATTAG
- a CDS encoding C69 family dipeptidase codes for MKKFSILASCVLFGALFNNALACTTILVSNNASKDGSFLVARSADSKADKAQVFLIHPRIENQKGIYSTKAHNGMNDFTYPLPITSFQYTTIANWQSKLHGATGFNEMGVGISATESIYAKDELLKFDPYNEKNGISEDDILDVLLPRIKSAKEGVLLLGDIIEKQGAAEGFGVAFVDSKEIWYLESATAHQWMAVKIPKNSYFVSANQGRLKQLKFNDENTLYSKNLINFAIMHKAYNPKVDKVFDFFKVYTRNDDRDLTYNYPRVWWIQKMFNPSLNQDIKNGANFNVFLQPEQKLGIDDLKQALRSHYDGTKYDPYVNFNKDENIYRVVSVFRTYESHIMQVRPWLPKEIGRLDYVAIGMADLSVYLPYYYGNDKFIAGYQQGTNEADDESIYWIYRKLQTLVMSDYNKYAPIVKNAYAKFEKDTSLKQKAMEKEYLSFYKKDKIKARQILVDFSLQNQMEAKKLTQDLTNQIFTLLTRDTDTKYKSLNKNKKD; via the coding sequence ATGAAAAAGTTTAGTATTCTTGCAAGTTGTGTGCTTTTTGGTGCTTTATTTAACAATGCATTAGCCTGTACTACTATTTTAGTATCAAATAATGCAAGTAAAGATGGTTCTTTTCTTGTCGCAAGGAGTGCAGATAGTAAAGCAGATAAAGCACAAGTTTTTTTAATTCATCCAAGAATTGAAAATCAAAAAGGAATATATAGCACTAAAGCACATAATGGTATGAATGATTTTACTTACCCTTTGCCTATCACATCTTTTCAATACACTACCATAGCAAATTGGCAAAGTAAATTACACGGAGCTACTGGATTTAATGAAATGGGCGTTGGTATAAGTGCTACTGAATCAATTTATGCAAAAGATGAGCTTTTAAAATTTGATCCTTATAATGAAAAAAATGGCATCAGTGAAGATGATATTTTAGATGTTTTGCTTCCAAGAATTAAAAGCGCAAAAGAAGGTGTCTTATTACTTGGTGATATTATAGAAAAACAAGGTGCAGCTGAGGGTTTTGGAGTGGCTTTTGTGGATTCTAAAGAAATTTGGTATTTAGAAAGTGCAACAGCACATCAATGGATGGCAGTAAAAATACCAAAAAATTCTTATTTTGTTAGTGCAAATCAAGGTAGATTAAAACAGCTTAAATTTAATGATGAAAACACTTTGTATTCTAAGAACTTAATAAATTTTGCCATAATGCATAAAGCATATAATCCTAAAGTGGATAAAGTTTTTGATTTTTTTAAAGTTTACACAAGAAATGATGATAGAGATTTAACTTATAATTATCCTAGAGTTTGGTGGATACAAAAGATGTTTAATCCATCTTTAAATCAAGATATTAAAAATGGTGCTAATTTTAATGTATTTTTACAACCTGAACAAAAGCTTGGTATAGATGATTTAAAACAAGCTTTAAGATCGCATTATGATGGAACAAAATATGATCCATATGTAAATTTTAATAAAGATGAAAATATTTACCGCGTTGTGAGTGTTTTTAGAACTTATGAATCTCATATAATGCAAGTTAGACCTTGGCTTCCTAAAGAAATTGGGAGATTAGATTATGTAGCTATTGGAATGGCTGATTTGAGCGTATATTTGCCTTATTATTATGGCAATGATAAATTTATTGCAGGTTATCAACAAGGAACAAATGAAGCCGATGATGAATCAATTTATTGGATTTATCGCAAGCTTCAAACTCTTGTGATGAGTGATTATAATAAATATGCACCTATTGTAAAAAATGCTTATGCTAAATTTGAAAAGGATACATCTTTAAAACAAAAAGCTATGGAAAAAGAATATTTAAGTTTTTATAAAAAAGATAAAATTAAAGCAAGACAAATTTTAGTTGATTTTTCATTGCAAAATCAAATGGAAGCAAAAAAACTTACTCAAGATTTAACAAATCAAATTTTTACCCTTTTAACAAGAGATACAGATACAAAATATAAATCTCTTAATAAAAATAAAAAAGATTAA
- a CDS encoding primosomal protein N' yields the protein MNYYEVAIKGYFLDTLVYESSEILEPLSEVIVDLSTKKNCKGIVLRQCQKPEFKTQKIKEKTSYKITTYQYELAKFIAYYYASKLAFVLGMFEGINAYNQEKILIKQSPNLNKEQQNALEFIKKHPISLLFGDTGSGKTEIYISLIKEYLEQGKQVLLLMPEIALTPQMQKRLKVYFGEHFFLWHSKISKTKKQKCLQDLANSKALLVAGARSALFLPYENLALIIVDEEHDNSYKASNNPRINARDLALFIAKKMDIKVLLGSATPSVVSFYKHPYFRLKGTFFESKKHFLYDESELSISSKLLLELRISLREKKQAVVFLPTRANFRQILCKDCANTIKCPFCSIALSLHKNKNALKCHYCNFTKEIDQTCPNCNGAMLEAKKMGTAELCELLEKELAEFNPIIKRFDSDEISSVKKLDMILKDFNQEKIDILVGTSMLAKGHDYHNVNLSVILGLDEYLFRPNFKALEETLALAMQVAGRAGRKGEGRVLLQTKNRAFFEKYIQNYDSFLQDELDMRKGIYPPFKRLLRLIVEDEDKNKASSLCEYIALQCKENTLVQLVGYGSCGIEMLNKKWRFYIFLRSDYYKELVKIEHYALNFKNVICDIDPLDFS from the coding sequence TTGAATTATTATGAAGTTGCCATTAAAGGGTATTTTTTAGATACTTTAGTTTATGAAAGCAGTGAAATTTTAGAACCCTTGAGTGAAGTTATAGTGGATTTATCCACAAAGAAAAATTGCAAAGGCATTGTTTTAAGACAATGCCAAAAACCTGAATTTAAAACCCAAAAAATAAAAGAAAAAACTTCTTATAAAATTACTACCTATCAATACGAACTTGCAAAATTTATTGCTTATTATTATGCAAGCAAATTGGCTTTTGTTTTGGGAATGTTTGAAGGTATTAATGCGTATAATCAAGAAAAAATTCTTATAAAACAAAGTCCAAACTTAAATAAAGAGCAGCAAAATGCCCTAGAATTTATAAAAAAACATCCAATTTCTTTATTATTTGGTGATACAGGAAGCGGAAAAACTGAAATTTATATTAGTTTAATTAAAGAGTATTTAGAGCAAGGTAAGCAAGTTTTGCTTTTAATGCCAGAAATTGCACTCACTCCACAAATGCAAAAAAGGCTAAAGGTGTATTTTGGCGAGCATTTTTTCTTGTGGCATTCAAAAATTTCTAAAACAAAAAAACAAAAATGCTTACAAGATTTAGCAAATTCTAAAGCACTTTTGGTTGCAGGAGCAAGATCAGCTTTGTTTTTACCCTATGAAAATTTAGCTTTGATTATTGTAGATGAAGAGCATGATAATTCTTATAAAGCATCTAATAATCCAAGAATTAACGCAAGAGATTTAGCTCTTTTTATCGCTAAAAAAATGGATATAAAAGTGCTTTTAGGCTCAGCCACTCCAAGTGTAGTTAGTTTTTATAAACATCCTTATTTTAGATTAAAAGGAACTTTTTTTGAAAGTAAGAAGCATTTTTTGTATGATGAGAGCGAGCTTAGTATTTCATCAAAATTACTCTTAGAATTAAGAATTAGCTTAAGAGAAAAAAAACAAGCTGTGGTGTTTTTACCCACAAGGGCAAATTTTAGGCAAATTTTGTGTAAAGATTGTGCTAATACGATTAAATGCCCGTTTTGTTCTATTGCTTTGAGTTTGCATAAAAATAAAAATGCTTTGAAATGTCATTATTGTAATTTTACTAAGGAAATTGATCAAACCTGCCCAAATTGTAATGGAGCTATGCTTGAAGCTAAAAAAATGGGAACAGCAGAGCTTTGTGAGCTTTTGGAAAAAGAATTGGCTGAGTTTAATCCTATAATAAAAAGATTTGATAGTGATGAGATTAGTAGTGTAAAAAAACTTGATATGATTTTAAAAGATTTTAATCAAGAAAAAATAGACATTCTAGTAGGAACTTCTATGCTTGCTAAAGGGCATGATTATCATAATGTAAATTTAAGTGTTATTTTAGGGCTTGATGAGTATTTGTTTAGACCTAATTTTAAAGCCTTAGAAGAAACCTTAGCCCTTGCTATGCAAGTAGCTGGTCGTGCAGGGCGTAAGGGTGAGGGAAGAGTGCTTTTGCAAACCAAAAATAGGGCTTTTTTTGAAAAATATATACAAAATTATGATAGTTTTTTGCAAGATGAATTAGACATGAGAAAAGGAATTTATCCACCATTTAAAAGACTTTTGAGATTGATTGTTGAAGATGAGGATAAAAATAAAGCTTCATCGTTGTGTGAGTATATTGCTTTACAATGCAAAGAAAATACTTTGGTGCAATTAGTAGGATATGGTAGCTGTGGCATTGAAATGCTTAATAAAAAATGGCGTTTTTATATTTTTTTAAGAAGTGATTATTATAAAGAGCTTGTAAAGATTGAGCATTATGCTTTAAATTTTAAAAATGTAATTTGCGATATAGATCCACTTGATTTTTCTTAA
- a CDS encoding prepilin-type N-terminal cleavage/methylation domain-containing protein, which yields MQYKKAFTLIELVFCIIIIAILASIAYPYFSFNKNDAKIIKLKSEVELINSSLALLRNQFIFNKNLDFPKILDEALINSENQKLFYCSNTQIQNCQGVNCCSYSVLQRPIIASKKSWMKIQNTKYRYFIDAKNYVDFVYNNEKIFLECMSKNCKDYGF from the coding sequence ATGCAATATAAAAAAGCTTTTACTTTAATAGAGCTTGTTTTTTGCATAATTATTATTGCCATTCTTGCTTCCATTGCTTATCCGTATTTTTCTTTTAACAAAAACGATGCGAAAATAATAAAATTAAAAAGTGAAGTAGAGCTTATAAATTCTTCTTTAGCCTTACTTAGAAATCAATTTATATTTAATAAGAATCTTGATTTTCCTAAAATTCTTGATGAGGCTTTGATAAATAGTGAAAATCAAAAACTTTTTTATTGCTCTAACACTCAAATTCAAAATTGCCAAGGTGTAAATTGTTGTTCATATAGTGTTTTGCAAAGACCTATTATAGCGAGTAAAAAATCATGGATGAAAATTCAAAATACAAAATATAGATATTTTATCGATGCTAAAAATTATGTAGATTTTGTTTATAATAATGAGAAAATTTTTTTAGAGTGTATGAGTAAAAATTGCAAGGATTATGGATTTTGA
- the uvrB gene encoding excinuclease ABC subunit UvrB: MFELTSDFKPSPDQKQAIDGIVKSIKAGNKYQTLLGVTGSGKTFTMANIIKNLNMPTLIMSHNKSLCAQLYSEFKGFFANNHVEYFISYYDYYQPEAYIPRTDVFIEKDSSTNEDLERLRLSASASLLSYDDVVCIASVSANYGLGNPSEYVGMVLILEANMQIKQKELLKKLVDMGYKRNDNFFDRADFRVNGDIIDIYPAYYEDEAIRLEFFGDELEAMYHYNVLENKKGKDLKKFILYPTSQFSVGEARLKEAIKGIKAELNERLAYFEHENKLVEAQRLKQRVEFDLEMLQSTGMCKGVENYALHLTGLKSGDTPYTLFDYFAIKNKDFLVIVDESHVSLPQFRGMFAGDRSRKQTLVDYGFRLPSALDNRPLMFDEFINKNCKFLFVSATPAPLELELSKENVFYQIMRPTGLLDPKIEIKDSDNQVEILYDEAKKVIERNERVLITVLTKKMAEELSKYYLELGLKVKYMHSEIDAIERNEIIRGLRSGAFDILIGINLLREGLDLPEVSLIAIMDADKEGFLRSTTALIQTMGRAARNINGKVLLFAKKITKSMQEAIDTTNERRTLQEAYNKKHNITPSSVKRNLEESLKQDLEQGEIYRKGKELEKMPAKERAKIVKELRKQMLQAAKNLEFEKAAMLRDEINKLRTL, encoded by the coding sequence ATGTTTGAACTCACAAGCGATTTTAAGCCAAGTCCTGATCAAAAACAAGCCATTGATGGTATAGTAAAAAGCATTAAAGCAGGAAATAAATACCAAACTTTACTAGGCGTAACAGGAAGTGGAAAAACCTTCACTATGGCAAATATCATTAAAAATTTAAATATGCCTACTTTAATCATGAGTCACAATAAAAGCTTATGTGCTCAACTTTACAGCGAATTTAAAGGTTTTTTTGCCAACAATCATGTGGAATATTTTATAAGTTATTATGATTATTACCAGCCAGAAGCTTATATACCAAGAACGGATGTTTTTATAGAAAAAGATAGCTCTACTAATGAAGATTTAGAAAGATTAAGACTTAGTGCTAGTGCGTCTTTGCTAAGTTATGATGATGTTGTTTGTATAGCTAGTGTTTCAGCAAATTATGGCTTGGGTAATCCTAGTGAGTATGTGGGTATGGTTTTGATTTTAGAAGCTAATATGCAAATAAAGCAAAAAGAGCTTTTAAAAAAACTTGTAGATATGGGTTATAAAAGAAATGATAATTTTTTTGATAGGGCTGATTTTAGAGTAAATGGAGATATTATCGATATATATCCAGCATATTATGAAGATGAGGCTATTAGACTTGAATTTTTTGGTGATGAGCTTGAAGCGATGTATCATTATAATGTCTTAGAAAATAAAAAAGGTAAAGATTTAAAAAAATTTATACTTTATCCAACTAGTCAATTTAGCGTAGGCGAAGCTAGATTAAAAGAAGCTATAAAAGGTATAAAGGCAGAATTAAACGAACGCCTTGCTTATTTTGAACATGAAAACAAACTCGTAGAAGCCCAAAGACTAAAACAAAGAGTGGAATTTGATCTTGAAATGCTACAAAGCACAGGAATGTGTAAAGGAGTTGAAAATTATGCTTTGCACTTAACAGGACTTAAAAGCGGGGATACCCCTTATACGCTTTTTGATTATTTTGCTATAAAAAATAAAGATTTTTTAGTAATTGTTGATGAATCTCATGTATCTTTGCCTCAATTTCGCGGTATGTTTGCAGGGGATAGAAGCAGAAAACAAACTTTAGTTGATTATGGTTTTCGCTTACCAAGTGCTTTAGATAATAGGCCTTTGATGTTTGATGAATTTATTAATAAAAATTGCAAATTTTTATTTGTTTCAGCAACCCCTGCACCACTTGAATTAGAACTTAGCAAAGAAAATGTTTTTTATCAAATCATGCGTCCAACAGGACTTTTAGATCCTAAAATAGAAATCAAAGATAGCGATAATCAAGTTGAAATTTTATATGATGAAGCTAAAAAAGTTATAGAGCGTAATGAAAGAGTTTTAATCACCGTTTTAACTAAAAAAATGGCAGAAGAGCTGAGTAAATACTACTTAGAACTTGGCTTAAAAGTAAAATACATGCACTCAGAAATTGATGCTATTGAGCGTAATGAAATCATTCGTGGTTTAAGAAGTGGAGCTTTTGATATTTTAATAGGCATTAATCTTTTAAGAGAGGGGCTTGATTTACCTGAAGTTTCGCTCATAGCTATAATGGATGCAGATAAAGAAGGTTTTTTAAGAAGCACTACTGCACTCATTCAAACTATGGGGCGTGCTGCTAGAAATATAAATGGTAAAGTATTGCTTTTTGCTAAAAAAATCACAAAATCCATGCAAGAGGCTATTGATACAACCAACGAAAGAAGAACTTTACAAGAAGCTTATAATAAAAAGCACAACATCACTCCAAGCTCGGTAAAAAGAAACCTAGAAGAGAGTTTAAAACAAGATCTTGAGCAAGGAGAAATTTATCGTAAGGGTAAAGAACTTGAAAAAATGCCTGCCAAAGAACGCGCTAAAATAGTAAAAGAATTAAGAAAACAAATGTTACAAGCAGCTAAAAATCTTGAATTTGAAAAAGCAGCAATGCTTAGAGATGAGATTAATAAATTAAGAACTTTATAA
- the efp gene encoding elongation factor P, whose translation MASYGMGDLKKGLKIEIDGIPFKIVEYQHVKPGKGPAFVRIKIKSFIDGKVLEKTFHAGDKCESPNLEEKQMQYLYDDGENCQFMDTQTYEQVAISDEDVGEAKKWMLDGTMVDVLFHNGKAIGVEVPQVMELKIIETAPNFKGDTQGSNKKPATLETGAVVQIPFHVLEGEIIRVDTVRGEYIERANK comes from the coding sequence ATGGCTTCTTATGGAATGGGAGATTTAAAAAAAGGTTTAAAAATAGAAATTGATGGTATTCCTTTTAAAATAGTAGAATATCAGCATGTAAAACCAGGTAAAGGTCCTGCTTTTGTGCGTATTAAAATTAAATCTTTTATTGATGGTAAAGTTTTGGAAAAAACTTTTCACGCAGGAGATAAGTGTGAATCTCCAAATTTAGAAGAAAAGCAAATGCAGTATTTGTATGATGATGGTGAAAATTGTCAATTTATGGATACTCAAACTTATGAACAAGTTGCAATTAGTGATGAAGATGTAGGTGAAGCTAAAAAATGGATGCTTGATGGAACTATGGTAGATGTTTTGTTTCACAATGGAAAAGCAATTGGTGTGGAAGTTCCTCAAGTAATGGAACTTAAAATCATCGAAACAGCACCAAATTTTAAAGGTGACACTCAAGGTTCAAATAAAAAGCCAGCTACTTTAGAAACAGGTGCAGTAGTGCAAATTCCTTTTCATGTGTTAGAAGGTGAAATAATCCGTGTTGATACTGTGCGTGGAGAGTATATAGAAAGAGCAAATAAATAA